The proteins below are encoded in one region of Paenibacillus sp. YYML68:
- a CDS encoding DUF1430 domain-containing protein, with protein MKKILSCLLFFIFLVSFLLSYNQTNRNEMDKLESIGEAFSIPLHIPNNGLLASPDEFYPILLEAAIEARVNIFRTNIDYSVQDTVQVHKYVLLTNTTQLFSSLRLTSGAFLTAEDTQRSSRFLSNIDSREQHQAGILSTFGNGYIFEIKPLQFAYTRLPVEGQYLVESSEEQYNHFIDLIVQKVNKRYDGTTLLTPEDFKHSSDPTGEIEMKDEFLSYIHSIILIITMMMLIYYVFNESKRIGIMKMHGLSNIILWYFIIGRLISVMFALAVVASVIASLFITNVTVSFIGHVVVSAFISYIIISLISLVAYVHISRIRVVDAIKNRKETNRIFAWNTLLKTGASLVLILVILSIWDQYDHLHIKQHNMKSWERSKDYGMFYPLTVGDDLEDVKHGAYKMTVAQVTGLYPLLNQAGALYINAGDYEQRSLLLNRDNLRSIKVNLNYLNEFPVYDTQGQPVQLSEDRSDAILLVPDKYRAHEQTILDTFKKKRKSRIEGDEFLFKVPVTDRMKNQQLNIIWIANGQNLFSFNTEVFPSENNIIVDPIIEVITEQNSLVADKANMMSGGGRDPLKVKLIDRDTQKTYEFWEPELKRLKLNDNSRNLITVDQYILKQIHDLQLMMNQLLFISVGLTAGLLVLVIQNLSIFFSKYKRRFMIRRLFGSGFFQTYKEYMWVLAATWVIQIGACFLVNNGFASTLLQKAGGTFAVASSIYEAVGASDISILAIGSGVIAVEFIAAVLGLYVLERSNKVNILKGGH; from the coding sequence TTGAAAAAAATATTGTCATGCTTACTATTCTTTATTTTCTTAGTCTCTTTTCTACTGTCTTACAACCAAACGAATCGGAACGAAATGGACAAGTTAGAATCAATAGGGGAGGCGTTTTCAATACCCTTGCATATCCCTAACAATGGACTTCTCGCTTCTCCAGATGAGTTTTACCCCATCTTACTTGAAGCCGCCATAGAAGCAAGGGTAAATATCTTCAGAACAAACATCGATTACAGTGTACAAGACACCGTTCAGGTCCATAAGTACGTGCTTCTAACAAACACGACCCAATTGTTTTCTTCACTGCGTTTAACAAGTGGCGCGTTTCTCACCGCTGAAGATACCCAGAGAAGTAGTCGTTTCCTATCAAATATAGATTCTAGAGAACAACATCAGGCTGGCATCCTCAGTACTTTTGGAAATGGATACATATTCGAAATCAAACCTTTACAATTCGCTTACACACGTCTTCCAGTAGAGGGTCAATACCTTGTAGAGTCATCTGAGGAACAATACAACCATTTTATTGACCTTATAGTCCAAAAAGTAAATAAACGATACGACGGGACTACTCTTCTAACTCCTGAAGATTTTAAGCATTCATCTGATCCTACAGGCGAAATCGAAATGAAAGATGAATTCTTATCCTATATACATTCCATCATTCTGATCATCACGATGATGATGCTCATCTATTATGTGTTCAACGAATCGAAGCGGATTGGCATCATGAAGATGCACGGCCTGTCTAACATCATCCTGTGGTATTTTATTATTGGAAGATTGATTTCCGTTATGTTTGCTTTAGCAGTAGTAGCCTCTGTTATCGCATCCTTATTCATAACGAATGTGACTGTTTCGTTTATCGGTCATGTTGTCGTCTCTGCATTCATCAGTTATATCATCATCAGCTTGATTTCACTCGTCGCTTATGTCCATATATCTCGAATAAGAGTCGTCGATGCGATCAAGAACCGCAAAGAAACGAACCGCATCTTTGCATGGAACACACTGCTCAAGACCGGAGCTTCCTTAGTTCTGATCTTGGTTATCCTCTCAATCTGGGACCAATATGATCATCTGCACATCAAGCAACATAATATGAAAAGCTGGGAGCGAAGCAAGGACTATGGTATGTTCTACCCTCTGACCGTTGGGGACGATCTGGAGGACGTCAAGCACGGGGCGTACAAGATGACGGTCGCGCAGGTAACAGGCTTATATCCATTACTTAATCAGGCGGGTGCCCTATATATCAATGCGGGTGATTATGAGCAACGATCCCTTCTGTTGAACAGGGACAACTTGCGTAGTATAAAGGTGAACCTTAATTATCTCAATGAATTTCCTGTATATGATACTCAAGGACAACCTGTACAGCTATCTGAGGATAGGAGTGATGCGATACTGCTTGTACCTGATAAATACCGAGCGCATGAACAGACCATATTAGATACGTTTAAGAAAAAAAGAAAGAGTCGCATTGAAGGTGATGAATTTTTGTTCAAGGTACCCGTTACAGATCGGATGAAAAACCAACAACTAAACATAATCTGGATTGCAAACGGACAGAATCTATTCAGCTTCAATACCGAGGTATTTCCATCCGAAAATAATATAATCGTAGATCCCATCATCGAGGTGATCACAGAGCAGAACAGTCTCGTTGCAGATAAGGCAAACATGATGTCCGGTGGTGGACGAGACCCATTGAAGGTCAAGCTAATTGATCGCGATACTCAGAAAACGTATGAGTTCTGGGAGCCTGAATTGAAAAGATTAAAGCTCAACGACAATTCAAGAAACCTGATAACCGTCGACCAGTACATTCTTAAACAAATTCACGACTTGCAATTGATGATGAACCAACTGTTATTCATCAGCGTCGGACTGACAGCAGGGCTGTTGGTGCTTGTTATACAGAATTTAAGCATTTTTTTCAGTAAATATAAACGAAGATTTATGATTCGCAGATTATTTGGTAGCGGATTTTTCCAAACTTATAAGGAGTATATGTGGGTATTAGCGGCTACATGGGTGATCCAGATCGGTGCTTGCTTCCTTGTGAACAACGGATTCGCATCTACACTGTTACAGAAGGCGGGAGGCACATTCGCCGTGGCGTCATCCATCTACGAGGCCGTGGGTGCGTCTGACATCAGTATTCTTGCTATAGGGAGTGGGGTAATCGCAGTTGAGTTTATTGCGGCTGTTCTTGGTCTCTACGTCTTGGAGCGTTCGAACAAAGTAAACATACTGAAAGGAGGCCATTGA
- a CDS encoding RNA polymerase sigma factor → MTDRELFEAYRTDVYYICYYMLHNSADAEDVCQEVFLKAFQVDRSGIERLKPWLLRIAVNQCDHQLGRRKVGVWKEMKQFLQQTLQAHEPADEAVLRIEREDDLKRWLQQLPIKSRVVLTLRYVHELSLQEIAESLDIPLGTVKSRLNAGLVRIKKHIEAERYPSERGAECHE, encoded by the coding sequence TTGACCGATCGAGAGCTATTCGAGGCGTACCGGACGGATGTGTACTATATATGCTACTACATGCTGCACAACAGCGCCGATGCAGAGGATGTGTGTCAGGAAGTGTTCCTGAAGGCGTTCCAAGTGGACCGAAGCGGTATTGAGAGGCTGAAGCCGTGGCTGCTTCGGATCGCCGTTAACCAATGTGATCATCAGCTGGGGCGTAGAAAAGTAGGAGTGTGGAAGGAGATGAAGCAGTTCCTCCAGCAAACGCTGCAGGCACATGAGCCCGCTGATGAAGCCGTCCTGCGCATAGAGCGGGAAGACGATCTGAAGCGGTGGCTGCAGCAGCTCCCCATCAAGAGTCGGGTCGTCCTCACGCTGCGCTACGTCCATGAGCTGTCCCTGCAGGAGATCGCAGAGTCGCTAGACATCCCGCTAGGAACGGTGAAGTCGAGACTGAACGCAGGACTCGTGCGGATCAAGAAGCACATCGAGGCCGAACGATACCCTAGCGAGAGAGGAGCCGAATGTCATGAGTAA
- a CDS encoding DUF4179 domain-containing protein, with protein sequence MSNSIEELLLKKARAERPRLPDFEAMWEKLQAEQQQETLSSGHRRKRVSRRLLLPAIVAAAMLVAAPVVAGVSMGWTELFGRIGVKTAVEGGFGSPLDIKISSAGTTLSLHGVVTDDQTLDVLFTMQLPSLPAYDVMEFEHKTLTTSSGTTLPLDDLIQRKPSTQSAESGESGHELTGLLEARYGLGKKREQLGLSLRDLVFLRYSEVQLPAAPASLQDHDELHSGTRFGELRIVSVFREKDVYTIRYEVPVTQEDQRLDPRLSLKSEGQAMSSYSAVLPSEQEGVSLRQDTYRLTDEELSRAKLHFSYLEKVHTIAGTWETSFTADGRRASQATYRKKLDAALVDPETTMKPMELVVTPLHIRVLLENESHSPNRAYLHYDNVELLLNGQTLSGGLWHTEESGWSYRFESPEWSKDWSHVPMTLQLSEAWVSNRANEMWFPLQDVSESKQTIETSLDGFPVTLTYYQQGQDLIVESHSDNAQFRGISQTAVKRDGKAVYPAENPMPPGGNGSNRRADRYPGLLAEQGTLQLSPGFYSYSVPEKLVRVPIN encoded by the coding sequence ATGAGTAATTCAATCGAAGAGCTGCTGCTGAAGAAGGCGCGAGCGGAGCGGCCGAGGCTGCCGGATTTCGAAGCGATGTGGGAGAAGCTTCAGGCTGAGCAGCAGCAGGAGACCTTATCCAGTGGGCACAGGCGTAAGCGAGTCAGCAGGCGTCTGCTGCTGCCAGCGATCGTAGCTGCAGCTATGCTAGTGGCGGCGCCGGTTGTCGCGGGCGTGTCGATGGGCTGGACGGAGCTGTTCGGGCGGATCGGTGTGAAGACGGCGGTGGAGGGCGGCTTCGGCAGTCCGCTCGATATTAAGATCAGCTCGGCCGGGACGACGCTGTCGCTGCACGGCGTCGTGACCGACGATCAGACGCTGGATGTCTTGTTCACGATGCAGCTCCCTTCGCTGCCAGCATACGATGTGATGGAGTTCGAGCACAAGACGCTTACGACATCCTCGGGCACGACGCTGCCGCTGGATGACCTCATCCAACGCAAGCCATCTACGCAGTCGGCGGAGTCGGGGGAGTCTGGGCATGAGCTGACCGGCTTGCTGGAGGCTCGGTACGGGCTTGGCAAGAAGCGGGAGCAGCTGGGGCTGTCGCTGCGCGATCTTGTTTTTCTCCGCTATAGTGAGGTACAGCTCCCTGCAGCGCCAGCTTCCCTTCAGGATCACGACGAGCTCCATAGCGGGACCCGGTTCGGCGAGCTGAGGATCGTCTCCGTGTTCAGAGAGAAGGACGTCTATACGATTCGCTATGAGGTTCCGGTAACGCAAGAGGATCAGCGGCTCGACCCGCGGCTGTCGTTGAAGTCGGAGGGGCAGGCGATGAGCAGCTATTCGGCTGTACTGCCGTCGGAGCAGGAGGGAGTCAGCCTGAGGCAGGATACGTACCGGCTGACGGATGAGGAGCTCAGCCGCGCGAAGCTCCACTTCAGCTACTTGGAGAAGGTTCATACGATCGCGGGCACATGGGAGACGTCCTTCACAGCTGATGGGAGAAGGGCGAGCCAAGCGACGTACCGAAAGAAGCTCGACGCGGCGCTGGTCGACCCAGAGACGACCATGAAGCCGATGGAGCTTGTGGTGACACCGCTCCATATCCGCGTGCTGCTCGAGAACGAGTCGCATTCGCCGAATCGAGCCTACCTCCACTATGACAACGTGGAGCTGCTGCTGAACGGACAGACGCTCTCGGGAGGGCTATGGCATACGGAGGAGAGCGGCTGGTCGTATCGCTTCGAATCGCCAGAGTGGTCCAAGGACTGGTCGCACGTACCGATGACGCTGCAGCTGTCCGAAGCTTGGGTTAGCAACCGAGCGAACGAGATGTGGTTCCCGCTGCAGGACGTCTCGGAGTCGAAGCAGACGATCGAGACGAGCTTGGACGGCTTCCCAGTGACCTTGACTTACTATCAGCAAGGGCAGGACTTGATCGTCGAGTCGCACTCGGACAATGCGCAGTTCAGAGGGATCTCGCAGACAGCGGTGAAGCGAGACGGGAAGGCGGTCTATCCCGCGGAGAACCCTATGCCGCCAGGCGGGAACGGCTCGAATCGAAGAGCAGACCGTTATCCCGGACTGCTGGCCGAGCAGGGGACGCTGCAGCTAAGCCCGGGCTTCTACAGCTACTCGGTTCCGGAGAAGCTCGTACGAGTTCCGATTAATTGA
- a CDS encoding MBL fold metallo-hydrolase, giving the protein MTTATMQAMTPQQLTRKIVNHEELFILDVRNTSEFDNWKIEGGKAEILNIPYFDLLDGVDEALDKIPSGKDILVVCAKEGSSIFVAEQLVEAGRTNIYYLRGGMKAWSEHIEPVKVGDLKGGGELYQFVRIGKGCLSYMVLSGGVAAVIDTLRMTDVYEQFARDKGAVIKHTLDTHLHADHISGGRTLAEKAGATYWLPPKDATEVTFKYEPIEEGKDIAVGQSSIRIEPIYSPGHTIGSTSFVIDEQYLLSGDILFVESIGRPDLAGKAEDWVADLRTTLYETYKHLSDDLIVLPAHFGKATELGEGGKVAGRLGDLFKSNPGLNIDSDAEFRAVVTENLPPQPNAYQDIRLTNMGQISPTEDEQREMELGPNRCAVHDK; this is encoded by the coding sequence ATGACCACTGCAACGATGCAAGCGATGACTCCACAGCAGCTCACGCGCAAAATTGTTAACCATGAAGAGCTCTTTATACTGGATGTGCGCAATACGTCGGAATTCGATAACTGGAAGATCGAGGGCGGCAAGGCGGAGATCTTGAATATCCCATACTTCGATCTGCTCGATGGAGTCGATGAAGCGCTCGATAAAATTCCAAGTGGCAAGGACATTCTCGTCGTGTGCGCCAAGGAAGGCTCGTCGATCTTCGTTGCGGAGCAGCTCGTCGAGGCGGGGCGGACGAACATCTACTACTTGAGGGGCGGCATGAAGGCGTGGAGTGAACATATCGAGCCAGTCAAGGTCGGTGATCTGAAGGGCGGCGGAGAGCTGTACCAGTTCGTCCGCATCGGCAAAGGCTGCTTGTCCTACATGGTGCTGTCCGGCGGGGTAGCCGCTGTCATCGACACGCTGCGCATGACCGACGTATACGAGCAGTTCGCCCGTGACAAGGGGGCGGTGATCAAGCATACGCTCGATACGCATCTGCATGCCGATCATATCTCGGGCGGCAGAACGCTTGCGGAGAAGGCTGGCGCGACGTACTGGCTTCCTCCGAAGGATGCGACAGAGGTGACCTTCAAGTACGAGCCTATCGAGGAAGGCAAAGACATTGCCGTCGGACAATCGAGTATCCGGATCGAGCCGATCTACTCCCCAGGGCATACGATTGGAAGCACGTCCTTCGTCATCGATGAGCAATATTTGCTAAGCGGCGACATTCTGTTCGTGGAGTCGATCGGTCGACCGGACCTTGCGGGTAAGGCGGAGGATTGGGTGGCGGATCTGCGCACGACGCTGTATGAGACGTATAAGCATCTATCCGACGATCTGATCGTGCTTCCTGCCCACTTCGGCAAGGCAACGGAGCTTGGCGAAGGTGGCAAGGTAGCGGGGCGGCTCGGTGATCTGTTCAAGAGCAATCCGGGACTGAACATCGATAGCGATGCCGAATTCAGAGCGGTCGTGACCGAGAATCTGCCGCCGCAGCCGAACGCGTATCAAGATATTCGCTTGACGAACATGGGACAAATATCGCCGACCGAGGACGAGCAGCGGGAGATGGAGCTGGGACCGAATCGGTGCGCGGTGCACGATAAATAA
- a CDS encoding sulfite exporter TauE/SafE family protein, with protein sequence MDLNVLWIVVLFAIGFVGSFISGMVGIGGSIIKYPMLLYIPPALGFVAFTSQEVAAVSAIQVFFATLVGMLAYRKGSFIHKKLVLYMGIPIVIGSFIGGYGSRLLPDSAINMTYGVMALVAAVMMFMPKKGDESGDYTQLTFNRSVAAISAGVVGILSGIVGAAGAFITVPIMLVLLRIPTRVAIASSLAITFISSIGTTVGKIMGGHMLWIPSAVMVIASIVASPIGVKVGKRMNVKLLQWILAGLITATVVKIWFDLLA encoded by the coding sequence ATGGACCTGAATGTGCTGTGGATTGTCGTACTGTTCGCAATAGGCTTCGTCGGGTCCTTCATATCCGGGATGGTCGGTATCGGCGGGTCGATCATCAAGTATCCGATGCTGCTGTATATTCCTCCTGCGCTCGGATTCGTGGCATTCACCTCGCAGGAGGTGGCAGCGGTGAGCGCGATTCAAGTGTTCTTCGCTACGCTTGTCGGCATGCTCGCTTACCGCAAAGGGAGCTTCATTCATAAGAAGCTGGTGCTCTACATGGGCATACCGATCGTCATCGGAAGCTTCATTGGCGGTTACGGCTCGAGGCTTCTGCCTGACAGTGCGATTAATATGACGTATGGGGTGATGGCGCTCGTAGCCGCGGTGATGATGTTCATGCCGAAGAAGGGGGATGAGAGTGGGGATTATACGCAGCTGACGTTTAACCGTAGCGTGGCGGCGATCTCTGCTGGAGTGGTCGGCATCTTGTCCGGGATTGTTGGCGCGGCGGGGGCGTTCATTACGGTGCCGATCATGCTCGTCCTGCTGCGCATTCCGACCCGGGTCGCGATAGCTTCATCGCTGGCGATTACGTTCATCTCATCCATCGGCACGACAGTCGGCAAGATCATGGGGGGACACATGCTGTGGATTCCATCGGCTGTCATGGTCATCGCGAGCATTGTCGCATCGCCGATCGGCGTGAAGGTGGGCAAGCGGATGAACGTGAAGCTGCTGCAATGGATTCTGGCGGGCTTAATTACGGCAACTGTGGTGAAAATTTGGTTCGATCTATTAGCTTAA
- a CDS encoding rhodanese-like domain-containing protein has translation MAGSYTKDMMHEEVKERLEKGEVLHIIDVREPEEWESGHIPSAKPMPLGALSLRHGELDRKQPYIVVCRSGNRSGLACELLEQLGYDVTNMTGGMSQWGGEVARG, from the coding sequence ATGGCAGGAAGCTATACGAAGGATATGATGCACGAGGAAGTGAAGGAACGGTTAGAGAAGGGCGAGGTGCTGCACATTATAGATGTGCGTGAGCCAGAGGAATGGGAGTCGGGACATATTCCGAGCGCGAAGCCGATGCCGCTTGGCGCACTCAGCCTCCGTCATGGGGAGCTGGACCGTAAGCAGCCTTACATCGTCGTATGCCGCAGCGGGAATCGAAGCGGACTCGCCTGCGAGCTGCTGGAGCAATTAGGCTATGATGTGACGAATATGACCGGGGGCATGTCCCAATGGGGCGGCGAAGTGGCCCGCGGCTAA
- a CDS encoding sulfurtransferase TusA family protein produces the protein MSAAIQTNRTLDCEGMACPLPVVKTKKAMDEMKAGEVLEVRATDKGSVADLQSWANRTGHQYIGLKEEGGIYRHFLRKSSDSETKPETKHPHVIGNEELTRRMADGGKLRILDVREPAEYSFQRIPGAISIPMGELEHKLDSLPKDEEYMVICRTGTRSDLACQLLAERGYTKVTNVVPGMSGWEGPVEQD, from the coding sequence ATGTCAGCAGCAATCCAGACGAATCGAACGTTAGATTGTGAAGGGATGGCTTGTCCGCTGCCTGTCGTGAAGACGAAGAAGGCGATGGACGAGATGAAGGCAGGCGAGGTGCTTGAGGTGCGTGCGACAGATAAGGGGTCGGTAGCCGACCTGCAGAGCTGGGCGAATCGGACAGGGCACCAATACATCGGGCTGAAGGAAGAGGGAGGCATCTATCGCCACTTCCTGCGGAAGTCCTCGGACAGCGAGACGAAGCCTGAGACGAAGCATCCGCACGTGATCGGCAACGAAGAGCTGACCCGCAGGATGGCAGACGGCGGCAAGCTGAGAATATTGGACGTTCGCGAGCCGGCGGAGTACAGCTTCCAGCGCATTCCCGGAGCGATCTCCATACCGATGGGCGAGCTCGAGCATAAGCTCGATTCGCTGCCGAAGGACGAGGAATACATGGTCATATGCCGGACAGGTACGCGCAGCGATCTGGCCTGCCAGCTGCTGGCCGAGCGCGGCTATACGAAGGTAACGAATGTCGTACCAGGCATGTCCGGATGGGAAGGGCCAGTAGAGCAAGACTAA
- a CDS encoding sulfurtransferase TusA family protein yields MADIVIDAKGLACPMPIVKAKKGIDSLQSGQTMELHTTDKGSMNDFQAWVKQTKHELVEANEENGVFKFIVKKG; encoded by the coding sequence ATGGCAGATATCGTAATTGATGCGAAGGGCTTGGCATGCCCAATGCCGATTGTCAAAGCAAAAAAAGGAATCGACTCGCTGCAGAGCGGGCAGACGATGGAGCTTCATACGACAGATAAAGGGTCGATGAATGACTTCCAGGCTTGGGTGAAGCAGACGAAGCATGAGCTTGTGGAAGCGAATGAGGAGAATGGTGTGTTCAAGTTTATTGTGAAGAAGGGCTAA
- a CDS encoding DsrE/DsrF/DrsH-like family protein yields MADQEKTTIVLFSGELDKAIAAFIIANGAAAYDHEVTIFFTFWGLNTLRKDEHVPLKKGFLEKMFGKMMPRGANKLGLSKMHFAGMGPQMIKHVMKKHNALSLPQLIELAQEQGVKLVACTMTMDLLGLQKEELLDGIDYAGVAAYLGDAADAKVNLFI; encoded by the coding sequence ATGGCAGACCAAGAAAAAACGACGATCGTTCTATTCAGCGGGGAGCTGGACAAAGCGATTGCAGCCTTCATCATCGCGAACGGCGCGGCGGCCTATGATCATGAGGTAACGATCTTCTTCACATTCTGGGGACTGAACACGCTTCGCAAGGACGAGCACGTGCCGTTGAAGAAGGGCTTCCTGGAGAAGATGTTCGGTAAGATGATGCCACGCGGAGCGAATAAGCTCGGGCTGTCGAAGATGCACTTCGCCGGGATGGGTCCTCAGATGATCAAGCATGTGATGAAGAAGCATAACGCGCTAAGCTTGCCGCAGCTGATTGAGCTGGCACAGGAGCAAGGTGTGAAGCTTGTCGCCTGCACGATGACGATGGACCTGCTCGGCCTGCAGAAGGAGGAGCTGCTCGACGGGATCGATTACGCAGGTGTTGCGGCTTACCTCGGGGATGCGGCTGACGCGAAGGTGAATCTGTTCATTTGA
- a CDS encoding metal-sensitive transcriptional regulator — protein sequence MQYDDDMKRRLRRVEGQVRGVLKMMEEQQNCKDVVSQLSAVRSAVDKTMALIVAVNLEHCIVEEREKGGDTSKLVQEAVELLLKSR from the coding sequence ATGCAATATGATGACGATATGAAGCGAAGACTGCGCCGAGTCGAGGGACAAGTACGCGGCGTACTGAAGATGATGGAGGAGCAGCAGAACTGCAAGGACGTCGTCAGCCAGCTCTCCGCGGTCCGCAGCGCGGTGGACAAGACGATGGCGCTCATCGTAGCCGTTAATCTGGAGCACTGCATTGTGGAGGAGCGGGAGAAGGGCGGAGACACGAGCAAGCTCGTTCAGGAGGCTGTAGAGCTGTTACTCAAGAGCAGGTAG
- a CDS encoding rhodanese-like domain-containing protein, translated as METVLYTLLFLFVLWMMYKQFAPVKGLRTLPAEQFQTESKGSPVIDVREAHEYKRGHIEGAVNVPLSQLPQRFGDVPRGGTVYLYCQSGMRSKQAARLLVRGGYADVAELRGGMLSWRGPTQR; from the coding sequence GTGGAGACTGTACTGTATACGCTATTATTCTTATTCGTATTATGGATGATGTACAAGCAATTTGCCCCTGTTAAGGGGCTGCGTACCTTGCCGGCTGAGCAGTTTCAGACCGAGTCGAAGGGCAGTCCCGTGATTGACGTTCGCGAGGCTCATGAATATAAGCGCGGTCATATCGAGGGAGCGGTCAATGTCCCGTTAAGCCAGCTGCCGCAGCGCTTTGGGGACGTTCCAAGAGGTGGAACGGTGTATCTATACTGTCAGAGCGGGATGCGTAGCAAGCAAGCGGCGAGGCTGCTCGTGCGCGGCGGATACGCGGATGTCGCGGAGCTCAGAGGCGGAATGCTGTCCTGGCGTGGACCGACGCAGCGGTAA